In Streptomyces alboniger, the following are encoded in one genomic region:
- a CDS encoding helix-turn-helix domain-containing protein, with product MLGDRLRVARKTRGLSAAQLAQRVAVSVSLLQKLESGARKATPSLISALARALHFGPEVLTGQPYYGDPEAEDGVHTVIPELRRILLCFDTPDELETRPRALPVLASEVDQIAALRRDARYVPMGPLLPPVITELTHVALGSRGEEQQKAFWHLARAYRAVNSLAHKMGHHDLGNTALERIRWAADRTGDPLMQVTAGFLVAGSMLRQGATESARRKLRGLRGELERLQPERSYTDDALAVDGALLLKLAVVESRENNPDGAEDLLAEAEQVARMAGNRDSLAYEMSFGPTNIKIHTVHALIDTGDSEQALARLDEWGQGGAGWVPPASTVGERSSHHHIDVASARLALGDRSGAFAELKRSRKIAPNHTRFHPSVRETLGSLLRMDTHPSAELSAFGTWAGVA from the coding sequence ATGCTGGGGGACCGTCTCCGGGTGGCACGCAAGACGCGCGGGCTGTCCGCCGCGCAGCTCGCCCAGCGGGTCGCGGTCTCCGTCAGCCTGCTTCAGAAGTTGGAGTCCGGCGCCCGGAAGGCGACGCCGAGTCTGATATCGGCCCTGGCGCGGGCGCTGCATTTCGGCCCGGAGGTGCTGACCGGCCAGCCGTACTACGGGGATCCGGAGGCCGAGGACGGGGTGCACACCGTCATCCCGGAACTGCGGCGCATCCTGCTGTGCTTCGACACTCCCGACGAGTTGGAGACCCGCCCGCGTGCGCTGCCTGTTCTGGCTTCCGAGGTGGACCAGATCGCGGCCCTGCGGCGTGACGCGCGGTACGTGCCGATGGGGCCGTTGCTGCCCCCGGTGATCACCGAGCTGACCCACGTAGCGCTCGGGTCGCGCGGTGAGGAACAGCAGAAGGCGTTCTGGCACCTGGCCCGTGCCTACCGGGCCGTCAACAGTCTGGCCCACAAGATGGGGCACCACGACCTGGGCAACACGGCGCTGGAGAGGATCCGGTGGGCCGCTGACCGAACCGGTGATCCGCTCATGCAGGTCACGGCTGGTTTCCTGGTCGCGGGGTCGATGCTCCGCCAGGGCGCGACCGAGTCGGCTCGCCGCAAGCTCAGGGGGCTGCGCGGGGAGCTGGAGCGGCTCCAGCCGGAGCGTTCGTACACCGATGACGCGTTGGCGGTCGACGGGGCGCTGTTGCTGAAGCTCGCGGTGGTGGAGTCGCGGGAGAACAATCCCGACGGGGCCGAAGACCTCCTGGCGGAGGCCGAGCAGGTCGCGCGTATGGCGGGCAACCGGGACAGCCTCGCCTACGAGATGAGCTTCGGGCCGACCAACATCAAGATCCACACGGTGCATGCACTGATCGACACCGGGGACAGCGAGCAGGCCCTCGCCCGACTCGACGAATGGGGCCAGGGGGGAGCCGGATGGGTGCCGCCTGCCTCGACGGTCGGCGAGCGATCCAGCCACCACCACATCGATGTCGCCTCCGCGCGCCTGGCGCTGGGCGATCGAAGCGGCGCGTTCGCCGAGCTGAAGCGGTCGAGGAAGATCGCCCCGAACCACACCCGATTCCACCCATCCGTACGTGAAACGCTCGGCTCGCTGCTGCGTATGGACACGCACCCGTCCGCTGAGTTGTCGGCGTTCGGTACCTGGGCAGGCGTC